Part of the Anaerohalosphaeraceae bacterium genome is shown below.
CCACTGAATCTCTGAAACGGAGTTGGGGCCTATGCCTGCGGCGAGGGAATAACTGCGGTATCCGCCGACACCGGTGCCGTTGGCCGTTGTCGGGGGATACAGGTGGCGTTTGTCGGATGGGCAGTGATAGATGTCGGCTCCTTCGGAGTAGGGAAAGAGCAGGCCTTTTTCGATTCCCCGGATTTCATCTTCGGCCGTAGAGTTTTCCGGGGTGACGGTTGTGCCGTCCTGCCGCTGGGGGGAAGCCACCCAGCAGTAGAGGGGGTCCCGGGTAGAGCCGACCATCGAACCGACGATGCGGCTGTTGTTCTCGTAGGCATAAACCGTCCAGGCCTTGGACAGGCCGTTGACATGGGTCAGGCAGATGGTCCCTTCCGCCTGCAGTTTGGCCGACTTTAAGGCCGGCAGGACAATCGCCAGCAGCAAACCGATAATCGCGATAACCACCAGCAGCTCAATCAGCGTAAAACCGGGTTTTTTCCTCATAATCAGATTC
Proteins encoded:
- a CDS encoding type II secretion system protein, which produces MRKKPGFTLIELLVVIAIIGLLLAIVLPALKSAKLQAEGTICLTHVNGLSKAWTVYAYENNSRIVGSMVGSTRDPLYCWVASPQRQDGTTVTPENSTAEDEIRGIEKGLLFPYSEGADIYHCPSDKRHLYPPTTANGTGVGGYRSYSLAAGIGPNSVSEIQWQGYYPHLKTTTIKSPGDKYILVEEVDGRGMNVNSWVIKPQTPNTWIDPISIAHLGRSILGFADGHGEKHRWVDKSTLKMAKEQRVNFSEIPAGEGTDLAYMIRNFPFERFYP